Below is a genomic region from Brassica rapa cultivar Chiifu-401-42 chromosome A08, CAAS_Brap_v3.01, whole genome shotgun sequence.
TTTCAAGAACATGTGATTTCATTCATTAGTATGCATTATGCGAAAACCTTGACTAGCGAAAGACACGTAATAGCTAATAATGCAACTCATTTATAATGATTGAATCAAGAAGGAGAAAACACATATACATTAGAGaaagataatttaaattacGAAATAACGTAGGAAATATAAAGTGCAGTTTTGAGTCTGGCTATTAATATAAGAGAAAAATAGATAGGAATGACCCACAAAAAACGTGGTTACTAGTCTTGATGCTTTTGTAGAATGCAGTTTATCTaatcaaattaaaatgttttatgCGGACCGATCCACCTTTGAATTTGGCATTTTGGTGTTATCCACTGTAAGAGCTACTCATTCTACTCCTGATGGGAACAATTAAAGTCTCATCAGTCACACAAGACCACCTAAAGCGAAcaaattaatgtataaaattTCATTACATACATTTCTTCGTAACTGATGTTCTGTCTCAACTCAAATGATCTGAAAGCTAAAACCTTTAAACTAACTCTTAACTACAAACTCAAACAACAGTAGAAAAACTGAATCCGCCGATATTCCTTTCTAACATTTTTAAGAAGCCGATGACGGATCTGTCCCACTCTTAACGGCGGACCAAACCTGACCAATGCCTCTGGTAACGTGAGGCCAGACGGCGTTAATCCCGTTAAGTGCCGCACCAGAAGCTAAACCCAACACGAAAGTCTCAACGTATCCAGGCTTCGTCTCCAGCTTGGCGTCCACGACGGCGAGCCTTCCGTTGACGGCGTCGATTTTCCTCGCGTCGGTTAAAAGCTTGTCCTTGCTGGAGGCGTTGTTCTTGGAGGACGAAACGACGCGGACGAGCGCGTTTTGTAAGTCTTCGACGACTTTAACCGAGGCTTCGGCTGGTTCGAGGCCTCGTTTCTGGTAGTGAGAGATTAGCTCCGTTGCTGTTGGGAGTTTCTTGGGTTTCTGCTTCGCTCCGGTTTGGCTTTGTTCTGATTTGGTTTCCTCCGCCGCGTTCGCGTTCGCTGTCGCCGGTAAGAGAGTagatagaaaaaaattatatcaactTTGGGTAATATTTCCTTTGTGGACCTTATAAATGGGCCTGGGCCCAAAAATATTGTGAAATAATGTTTCTTAATAAATGATTAACCTGATGCAGTGTGATTATCATACTATGATTTTGCCTAATACAGTATGATTTTGCCTAATACACCCTTTTTCCTTGTGTTTAATGGTTTTAGTTCCCTACATCTTCTGATAAATTGTGATATTGTCTACAATTTAGTGATACCAGGCACTTCTAACTAGTGACATTTACATTCACAACCCAAATTCACACAacaattaccaaaaaaaagttactCTTCATTTGCATTTTGCAGTAAACATGCTAAACAAATTTAACACCACTTTAGACCACCAAGAGAACAGAACACATTACCATTTTTAcaagaaaaaacaacaacaaaaaagtcGTCCATGCTTTAAGCATTAGCTATTTACATAACTCCACACCAAGAGGACCATATTACAAACCAAAAGTTAACCACCTAAAGTCGTACTTGTATATACTGAGCCATTAGGCATTAGCTACCATTTACTAACTATCACCCATGATCTAACTTTAGCTCTTACGTGAGCATCCACCACAGTTAGTCCCATGTGCCGCGAAGTAGAGGAATAGCATCCACATCGTCCCCAAAAGTCTTCACAAGATCGCACGAGGACTCATCGCCTTCACCTCCAGACTCCAACTCCACCCCTAACTCTTTCTCTATATCATCAGACGCCGATATCAGTAAAAACTCACACCCTTCATAATTCAAGAAATCTGGCGGGTCGGCTGCTCCAAACCGGGTGTGACCCAAATGGGCCTGAAGATGGGCTGGAAACTGGGCCTTTCTTTTCCTCTTCAGCCCTCTAAACCCTGAACCTCTCCCTCCTTTTCCTTGCTCCGGGTTACGCACTTGGATCAAGAAAGAGCCTTCCGGTTCAATGTTCATCGACTCTTGTGGCTCGTGTTTTTCTGTCGGCGATGGATACTCGAGTTTGTAGACAAGATGTGTATGGTGTTTTCTTGTCGGATAAGGTTTATGTCGGAGAATTCTGTATATTCCTTCTCCGACAGCTCTTGCGGGAGGATTGTGTCTATGACCTCGAGTCTTCGTCTGGTATTCctcttcaaaacaaataaagttttttttttctttaaacaataaacaaataatttttctaACGTTATCCAcccaaaaacaaatattttttttaacgttACCTCCTTTAAGAGCTTCTTTTACATCTTCAACTTTCTTCGTCACCATTTCTACGAACCCCCAGAAAGGTTGAGACTTCTTGCTCGGATCGGGAAGAGTTTTCTTACCCATCACTATGAATCGTAACAGAATCTGTTTCTCGATGTTCACTttctacaaaagaaaaaaaaaatcatcatgaGTAAGAGAATGATCATATCTCGTATACTGTAGTGTTCTTGGTCTTCTACCTCAACACCGTGTCCTCCTTCACCTCCTTTCTTTGAGCTGTTATTCTCGTCTTCGTCACCGGAACCTTCTTTACCAGAGAGAGGGTCTTGTTTCTCCTCAACGGGATTCTCACCGGACTCTGGACGCATGACTATGTATAACCTTTGAACATCGTCCACGCTGTGAGCTTCTTCTTTGTTAACCTTTGGCCTATAAAAGAAGAATATTTCTCCTCTTTCTTGGATCTCAACCTGAGGATCTGGTCTCGTCTTTACTTCTTTACCTTGTCCCATCTTTGTACCTCTCAACTGGGACTCTCAACACGTTAGTTAAATTCACCTTTAGAAACACACTTCTCTTTTTAAACACCAAAACACAGTTTTTGTCTCAAGTGATGACACTTGACATCGTTACTAGGTTCCCACGTCCTTGTTACTGTTTGCACGTGTCGAACGAATCAACATGTGATTCACTGTCTTAACAACAAAAATGACGTGACAACGTTGTATGATCCCACGTCAATTGTCAATCTTAAAATGTTAATTTAATCCAACATTAATATGTGTTGAAAATTCATatttactgtatatatatatatacatattgttttttttaattatcaatATATACATTGTTTCTTAATcgaaattcaattttttttgttggctCTCCCAAACACCTCTTTTCTTCAAGCTCAAACAAACAACTCTCTTCCTGAATATATACATTGCTCTTGGTTTTCTTCTACTGATATTTTTCTCCTGCAGATCAAAATCTCAATCATGAATATATCATACCAGTGATAACATGATCATGATTTTACTGTTTTAGCGAGAAAACAAGACTTTGCggtttttatagaaaaatttgTCTTTGATTTGAAACAAGAAAGTGTCATATTTTTACCAGATTCCTTGTCTGTGCTCAAACCTATGGGTGTGACATTGTAGATCCTTCATTCGATATAGAAGAACCTGCATTCGATATATAAGGAGCACTCCTACCTTCCTGCAACTCCCGACacacaaaaaaagtaaaaaataaaatcatagaGATAATATATATCTAATCTGATTCAATGTCAATACAAACTCTTACCGATGTATAAGAGACTTGGCTAGAATGTGACATGGGTCCATGTCCAGCGTAATACACACTTTCAAGACTCTCTTCACCCATCTCTCTCAGTCTATTAAGCACAGGCATCACTTCTTTACCAAGATCAGGCCTATCTTTTCTTCTCAGCTCAGCACATTGTAACGACAACTTAGCAAGAGACATAGCTTCCTCCAATGGCCAATCCGGTACCGCAGGGTCAAGCATGTCTTTAAGCTTCCCTTCTTCAACCGCTTGCTCCACGTAATAAGCCAAACCCATCGGCTGTTTCGCAGTCAAAAGCTGCAAGAGCATGATCCCTAGCGAATAAACATCAGACTTCACGCCCAACATTCCTGTTTGTTGATACTCAGGGTCGATGTAACAAAACGTGCCCGCAGCTGACGTGGCTCTGCACTGCGTCACGTTCTCTGCTACCGCGGGGACGAGTCTCGCGAGCCCCACGTCGCTGATCTTGCTGACGTAGTTGTGGTCGAGGAGGACGTTTCCTGGTTTCAAGTCTCTGTGGACGATTGGTTCTGGTTTGGTCTGGTGTAGGAAGAGGAGACCTGTGGCGATCTCGGCCGCGATTCTGAAACGCAGTTGCCATGATATGGCGGGAGTGTTTCCGCGTCTGAAGAGGCGGTCGTCTAAGCTTCCTTTGGCCATGTATTCGTAGACGAGGATACCGTATTCTGGACAGGCTCCTAAGAGAAGGACCATGTTTGGATGTCTTATGCAACTTAGTACTTCAACCTATGTATCATAACACACATGGAGTTTCAAACTTTGTCATTCAACAATTTTAAgcataataaaaacaaaaaccctGAACTATTTCTTGTAAGACAAGTAAACtagatttttttaaagagaaattttTGAAATAGCACATTTGaaagtttatcaaaaaataacATCCATGATCAAAATTCTCAACTaaattcaacaaaaaaacaCTATGAGTTATTCGaactcctaaatcctaatcacacCTCCACTTTCATTAATACTAAACCGTAAATCAATCAATCCAAGCTCAAATATAAgatacaaatgtatttttaacttttaattaatgttattttaggatttttttattatatgataattTTGCCATAAAACATGATTTAATGTTAATTGAaggtatatataaaaaaatattttgatggagAGATTGCAATGGGGTTAGCTATAAATGCATCTAAAATCATTTCATTTTACCTCTTTGTGAAACTGTGATCTTCCTTGAGCAGCGTCAGGACGCAAAACCTTAACAGCAACACTTGTGTGATCAAGATGACCTCTAAACACAGGACCATACCCTCCTTCTCCAACTTTTCTTGACTCTGCGAAGTTTCCAGTTCCTTCTTCGATTTCTTGAACAGAGTATTTCCTGTACCTGACGATGCTATGTCGTGGGAAAGAGTCGTTTTCTTTCAGTACCTTCATCTCTGCGTTTAGTCTTCTCTTTGCTTCTGCTTCCGCAAGCCTGTGCGCAGCTTCAGCAGCTTCTGTGGCTGTTCTGGCCTTTGCTCTCTCCTTCTCCACCATTGACATTGCTGTCTCCTCTGTCATCTTTAGTTCTTCCATTCTTCTTTCCTCTTCTGACCTCAGCCTTTGCAGCTCTGTCGCCTAAAACAGAATTTAAAGcagtttagattttaattagATTTGAATCTGTTTAGACtcatttaaaattatagttgactttttatttttatttatggtgtaaaagtattttgaataaaaatatcagtttgttttaaaataaaatttaaaatttattttaagaatgttttcataataaatgttttaagtttaatttgtttaaattgaaagaaaaaaaattggaaaatgaaaatttgaaaacCTCGTTCCTTGCGGTTAAAGCTTCTCTGCAAGCTGAGCTATACATATCCATGGTTTGCTTTAGCTCTAAACGCAGTCTCCTCATTTGAGCTTCAACATCACCCTGCAAACAAAACAAATGTAACAGAAAACTAAATAAGATCTAAAACGAATAAAACAAATGTGAATATGATTGTAACTTGTATACCAAGCTTTGAGATGAGTAGGAGCAAGAGGTTCTTCCACTCTCTTCAGAAGCAGTAGAAGCGTTATTGAGAAAACCCAAATCCGTAAACTTGATTCCTAACCTATTTGACCCAATACTCTGCTCTGAGCTTGTTGACATTCTTGAGGTTCTTGCCGAGTCTGGTAGATCGTAGGTGAAAGAGGACCGATCTACACTCGGTCTCCCAGAGCTGATATAGGAGATGTCAGAACCTTGTTGTGAAGCATTTATGAATGAGTACTCTGACTCTGAATCTGAGAAGTCCCCCATCAGTTTCATATGTCCTTGTGGTGGTTTCACAAA
It encodes:
- the LOC103836282 gene encoding uncharacterized protein LOC103836282, translating into FLSTLLPATANANAAEETKSEQSQTGAKQKPKKLPTATELISHYQKRGLEPAEASVKVVEDLQNALVRVVSSSKNNASSKDKLLTDARKIDAVNGRLAVVDAKLETKPGYVETFVLGLASGAALNGINAVWPHVTRGIGQVWSAVKSGTDPSSAS
- the LOC103835986 gene encoding uncharacterized protein LOC103835986 — encoded protein: MGQGKEVKTRPDPQVEIQERGEIFFFYRPKVNKEEAHSVDDVQRLYIVMRPESGENPVEEKQDPLSGKEGSGDEDENNSSKKGGEGGHGVEKVNIEKQILLRFIVMGKKTLPDPSKKSQPFWGFVEMVTKKVEDVKEALKGEEYQTKTRGHRHNPPARAVGEGIYRILRHKPYPTRKHHTHLVYKLEYPSPTEKHEPQESMNIEPEGSFLIQVRNPEQGKGGRGSGFRGLKRKRKAQFPAHLQAHLGHTRFGAADPPDFLNYEGCEFLLISASDDIEKELGVELESGGEGDESSCDLVKTFGDDVDAIPLLRGTWD
- the LOC103835987 gene encoding U-box domain-containing protein 35; protein product: MWLPKTDATTKGTRSGSVAIAIDNDKTSQNALKWTMENLTSRGQTLALIHVVPKSQSSSDIEEGITHKQQIEKETKHLFVSFHCFCSRKEINCLDVVLEDVDKVKAIVEYVTVSAIENLVLGAPSRNSFMRRFKTDLPTSVSKAAPDFCNVYVIAKSKISSLRSSSRPAPYHPSVLSEFDNHETTENKHKTREATTPAYSRGRRSVDSDGPRSGFVKPPQGHMKLMGDFSDSESEYSFINASQQGSDISYISSGRPSVDRSSFTYDLPDSARTSRMSTSSEQSIGSNRLGIKFTDLGFLNNASTASEESGRTSCSYSSQSLGDVEAQMRRLRLELKQTMDMYSSACREALTARNEATELQRLRSEEERRMEELKMTEETAMSMVEKERAKARTATEAAEAAHRLAEAEAKRRLNAEMKVLKENDSFPRHSIVRYRKYSVQEIEEGTGNFAESRKVGEGGYGPVFRGHLDHTSVAVKVLRPDAAQGRSQFHKEVEVLSCIRHPNMVLLLGACPEYGILVYEYMAKGSLDDRLFRRGNTPAISWQLRFRIAAEIATGLLFLHQTKPEPIVHRDLKPGNVLLDHNYVSKISDVGLARLVPAVAENVTQCRATSAAGTFCYIDPEYQQTGMLGVKSDVYSLGIMLLQLLTAKQPMGLAYYVEQAVEEGKLKDMLDPAVPDWPLEEAMSLAKLSLQCAELRRKDRPDLGKEVMPVLNRLREMGEESLESVYYAGHGPMSHSSQVSYTSEGRSAPYISNAGSSISNEGSTMSHP